A part of Sinorhizobium chiapasense genomic DNA contains:
- a CDS encoding helicase HerA-like C-terminal domain-containing protein encodes MLQEGKLYIGTSRKPDDSINKGEYLELKFGNRHGLITGATGTGKTVTLQILAEGFSNAGVPVFCADVKGDLSGIGAIGEPKDFLVKRAEQIGLTPYDFQEFPVIFWDLYGEKGHRVRTTMSEMGPLLLSRLMNATDAQEGVLNIAFKIADEGGLPLLDLKDLQSLLNYMGDNASELSNQFGFISKSSVGSIQRELLILEQQGAEHFFGEPALKITDIMRTTNDGRGAISVLAADKLMMNPRLYATFLLWLLSELFEELPEVGDPDKPKLVFFFDEAHLLFNDAPKVLVERVEQVVRLIRSKGVGVYFVTQNPLDVPETVLAQLGNRVQHALRAYSPREQKAVKTAADTFRPNPDFNCAEVITNLGTGEALVSTLEGKGSPSIVERTLIRPPASRLGPLTEAERQKVIDVSPVRGLYDEDFDRESAYELLAKRAAKAAEQAEAARQAQEQPAEETSGGSRWTLPGFGDDEPATPSGKQARPRSSGYQRETIVEAAMKSVARTVATQVGRALVRGILGSLKR; translated from the coding sequence ATGCTGCAAGAAGGCAAGCTCTATATCGGAACCAGCCGCAAGCCGGACGATTCGATCAACAAGGGCGAATATCTGGAGCTGAAATTCGGCAACCGTCACGGACTGATCACCGGTGCAACCGGCACCGGCAAGACCGTGACGCTGCAGATCCTTGCGGAAGGATTCTCCAATGCCGGTGTTCCGGTCTTCTGCGCCGACGTGAAAGGCGATCTTTCCGGCATCGGCGCGATCGGCGAACCGAAGGATTTCCTCGTCAAGCGTGCCGAACAGATTGGCCTTACGCCCTACGACTTCCAGGAATTTCCGGTGATCTTCTGGGACCTTTACGGCGAGAAGGGCCACAGGGTCCGCACGACCATGTCCGAGATGGGACCGCTGCTCCTGTCGCGGCTGATGAATGCCACCGACGCCCAGGAAGGCGTGCTGAACATCGCCTTCAAGATCGCCGACGAAGGCGGCCTGCCGCTCCTGGATCTCAAGGATCTCCAGTCGCTTCTCAACTACATGGGCGACAATGCAAGCGAGCTTTCCAACCAGTTCGGCTTCATTTCCAAGTCCTCGGTCGGCTCGATCCAGCGCGAGTTGCTGATCCTCGAGCAGCAGGGTGCGGAGCACTTCTTCGGCGAGCCGGCGCTGAAGATCACCGACATCATGCGCACGACCAATGACGGACGCGGCGCGATCTCGGTGCTTGCCGCCGACAAGCTGATGATGAACCCCAGGCTCTATGCGACCTTCCTGCTTTGGCTCCTTTCCGAACTTTTCGAGGAGCTGCCGGAAGTCGGCGATCCCGACAAGCCGAAGTTGGTGTTCTTCTTCGACGAAGCGCATCTGCTCTTCAACGACGCGCCGAAGGTGCTCGTCGAGCGCGTCGAACAGGTGGTGCGCCTGATCCGATCAAAGGGCGTCGGCGTATACTTTGTGACCCAGAACCCGCTCGACGTGCCGGAAACGGTGCTGGCGCAGCTCGGCAATCGTGTCCAGCACGCGCTGCGCGCCTATTCGCCGCGCGAACAGAAGGCGGTGAAGACCGCGGCCGACACCTTCCGCCCCAACCCGGACTTCAACTGCGCTGAGGTAATCACCAATCTCGGCACCGGTGAAGCGCTCGTTTCGACGCTCGAGGGCAAGGGCTCGCCGTCCATAGTCGAGAGAACCCTCATCCGTCCGCCAGCATCGCGCCTTGGTCCGCTCACCGAGGCCGAACGGCAAAAGGTGATCGATGTCAGCCCTGTGCGCGGGCTCTATGACGAGGATTTCGATCGGGAATCGGCTTACGAGCTGCTTGCCAAGCGCGCCGCGAAGGCTGCCGAGCAGGCCGAGGCCGCGAGGCAGGCACAAGAACAGCCTGCAGAAGAGACGTCCGGCGGCAGCCGCTGGACCCTGCCCGGTTTCGGCGACGACGAACCGGCGACGCCCTCCGGCAAGCAGGCGCGGCCGCGCTCATCCGGCTATCAGCGCGAAACGATCGTCGAGGCGGCGATGAAGTCCGTTGCCCGCACGGTCGCAACGCAGGTCGGCCGCGCCCTGGTGCGCGGCATCCTCGGTAGCCTGAAGCGATAA
- a CDS encoding aldo/keto reductase: MHAVNSNGANIPALGFGTFRMPGADVLRVLPEALKLGFHHVDTAQIYGNEAEVGEVIHKSDVQRADIFLTTKVWVDNYRHDAFLASVDESLKKLKTDYVDLLLLHWPGSDVPMAERVGALNEVHKAGKVRHIGVSNFNIAQMEEAVLLSDAPIATNQVEYHPYLDQTKVLQAARRLGMSLTAYYAMANGKVPSDPLLKDVAARHGKTAAQVALRWLVQQKDVITLSKTATEARLKENFAIFDFALTPEEMAAIRKLARPDGRIVSPAGLAPEWDKAA, encoded by the coding sequence ATGCACGCAGTCAATTCCAACGGCGCCAATATTCCCGCCCTCGGTTTTGGTACCTTCCGCATGCCCGGCGCCGATGTGCTTCGCGTCCTGCCGGAAGCGCTCAAACTCGGCTTCCACCATGTCGACACGGCACAGATCTACGGCAACGAGGCGGAAGTCGGTGAAGTGATCCACAAATCGGACGTTCAGCGCGCGGATATTTTTCTGACGACCAAGGTCTGGGTCGACAATTATCGCCACGACGCCTTCCTCGCCTCCGTCGACGAGAGCCTGAAAAAGCTGAAGACGGACTACGTGGATCTGCTCCTCCTCCACTGGCCGGGCAGCGACGTGCCGATGGCTGAGCGCGTCGGCGCCCTGAACGAAGTGCACAAGGCTGGCAAGGTACGCCATATCGGCGTCAGCAATTTCAACATCGCGCAGATGGAGGAAGCAGTCCTGCTCAGCGATGCGCCGATAGCGACCAACCAGGTCGAATATCACCCCTATCTCGACCAGACGAAGGTTTTGCAGGCCGCGCGTCGGCTGGGCATGTCACTCACCGCCTATTATGCCATGGCCAACGGCAAGGTGCCCTCCGATCCCCTGCTCAAGGATGTCGCTGCGCGCCACGGCAAGACGGCGGCTCAGGTCGCCTTGCGCTGGCTTGTGCAGCAGAAGGACGTGATTACCTTGTCGAAGACAGCGACGGAGGCTCGGCTCAAGGAGAATTTCGCAATTTTCGATTTCGCACTGACGCCGGAGGAAATGGCAGCAATCCGCAAGCTTGCACGCCCGGACGGCCGGATCGTCAGCCCCGCGGGTCTCGCGCCGGAATGGGATAAAGCGGCCTGA
- a CDS encoding MFS transporter, with protein MPIALFALTIAAYAIGTTEFVIVGLLPTVASDLHISLPLAGLIVSVYALGVTFGAPVLTALTGRIERKPLLLGLMALFIIGNAAAALSPSYELLLVARVLSAFAHGVFFSVGSTIAADLVPEDRRASAIAMMFMGLTVAIVTGVPLGTYIGQTFGWRATFWAVTALGVIAFIGIAALLPNTLSKASAARLVDQLRVLGSGRLLIVFAMTALGYGGTFVAFTFLAPILQQITGYSEGSVSLILVLYGVAIAIGNIAGGKIANRDPVKAMIGLFLAQTAVLVLFTFTAPSPVLTLVTLAALGFLSFANVPGLQLYVVQLAKQYRPGAVDVASALNIAAFNLGIAVGAWLGGLIVSSPLGLGSTPLVGAMLVAVALVLTLWSGALDRRAVLVEQPA; from the coding sequence ATGCCCATCGCTCTCTTTGCCTTGACGATCGCGGCCTATGCGATCGGGACAACCGAATTCGTAATTGTCGGCCTCTTGCCGACGGTCGCCTCCGATCTTCACATCTCCCTGCCGCTCGCCGGCCTCATCGTCAGCGTTTATGCCCTCGGCGTCACCTTCGGCGCGCCGGTGCTGACCGCGCTTACCGGTCGCATCGAGCGCAAGCCACTGCTCCTTGGCCTGATGGCTCTCTTCATCATCGGCAATGCCGCCGCGGCGCTTTCGCCGAGCTACGAATTGCTGCTCGTCGCACGCGTCCTCTCGGCCTTCGCGCATGGCGTCTTTTTCTCCGTCGGCTCGACGATTGCCGCCGATCTTGTGCCCGAAGATCGCCGGGCCTCGGCAATTGCAATGATGTTCATGGGTCTGACGGTGGCTATCGTTACCGGCGTGCCGCTCGGTACCTATATCGGCCAGACCTTCGGTTGGCGGGCCACCTTCTGGGCGGTTACCGCGCTCGGCGTCATCGCCTTCATCGGCATCGCCGCCCTGCTGCCGAATACGCTGAGCAAGGCCTCCGCGGCGCGTCTCGTCGATCAGCTTCGCGTGCTTGGATCCGGCCGTCTGCTGATCGTCTTTGCCATGACCGCGCTCGGCTATGGCGGCACCTTCGTGGCCTTCACGTTCCTCGCACCGATCCTGCAGCAAATCACCGGTTATTCGGAAGGCAGCGTCAGCCTCATCCTGGTTCTCTATGGCGTCGCCATCGCAATCGGCAATATTGCCGGCGGGAAAATCGCCAACCGGGATCCGGTAAAGGCGATGATCGGCCTCTTTCTCGCCCAGACAGCCGTGCTCGTGCTCTTCACTTTCACGGCCCCCTCCCCGGTACTGACGCTGGTCACGCTCGCGGCACTCGGCTTCCTCTCCTTCGCCAACGTGCCCGGTCTGCAACTCTATGTCGTCCAGCTTGCCAAGCAGTACCGCCCCGGCGCCGTCGACGTCGCCTCGGCGCTCAACATCGCCGCCTTCAATCTCGGCATTGCGGTCGGCGCCTGGCTGGGCGGCCTTATAGTCTCTTCGCCGCTCGGCCTCGGTTCGACGCCCTTGGTCGGCGCGATGCTGGTTGCCGTCGCGCTGGTTCTGACGTTGTGGAGCGGCGCGCTCGACCGGCGCGCGGTTCTCGTCGAACAGCCGGCTTGA
- a CDS encoding LysR family transcriptional regulator translates to MDNRAGEMEVFVAAAELRSFSAAGRRLKLSPSAVSKLVSRIEDRLRTRLVVRSTRMLQLTPEGEIYLQRAQRILAAIAETEQVVAGGGRAMPRGPLRVNASVGFGERYILPLAAEFLARYPDVQLDLSLTDNTIDLIEERTDIAIRSGPMRDSALKARKLLDSRQVVIAAPAYLEAHGVPRTPDDLARHNCFTFNFRRSLDGWPFRKPGSSNVYLRPVAGNMQANSGAIVRNLCLAGLGLGRVGQFHVQPDIDAGRLVPVLEDYNPEDMERVHAVYAGHEHLAARIRAFIDFLVERI, encoded by the coding sequence ATGGACAACCGCGCCGGCGAAATGGAAGTCTTTGTTGCCGCGGCTGAATTGCGCAGCTTTTCCGCCGCCGGCCGGCGGCTGAAGCTGTCGCCTTCCGCCGTCAGCAAGCTTGTCTCGCGTATCGAAGACAGGCTCAGGACGCGGCTCGTCGTGCGCTCCACCCGCATGCTGCAGCTGACGCCGGAGGGAGAAATCTACCTTCAACGCGCGCAACGCATCCTGGCGGCGATCGCCGAGACCGAACAGGTGGTTGCCGGCGGCGGTCGGGCGATGCCGCGTGGTCCGCTACGGGTGAATGCATCCGTCGGCTTTGGCGAGCGCTATATCCTGCCGCTCGCTGCCGAATTCCTCGCGCGCTATCCCGACGTGCAGCTTGATCTCTCTCTTACCGACAATACCATCGACTTGATCGAGGAACGGACAGACATCGCCATTCGGTCCGGGCCGATGCGCGATTCCGCGCTCAAGGCACGCAAATTGCTCGATAGCCGCCAGGTGGTTATCGCCGCGCCGGCCTATCTCGAGGCCCATGGCGTGCCGCGGACGCCGGACGACCTCGCCCGCCACAATTGCTTCACCTTCAATTTCCGTCGCAGTCTCGACGGCTGGCCTTTCCGCAAACCGGGCTCATCCAATGTCTATCTGCGCCCGGTCGCCGGGAATATGCAGGCAAACAGCGGTGCCATCGTCCGTAATCTCTGCCTTGCCGGCCTCGGCCTCGGCCGCGTCGGCCAGTTCCACGTGCAGCCGGATATCGACGCAGGTCGATTGGTGCCGGTGCTGGAGGATTACAATCCGGAAGACATGGAACGGGTGCACGCCGTCTATGCCGGGCATGAACACCTCGCCGCCCGCATCCGCGCCTTCATCGATTTCCTGGTCGAGAGAATCTAG
- a CDS encoding haloacid dehalogenase type II → MSLAAYVFDAYGTLFDVHAAVRRHAEAIGPDGQAFSELWRAKQLEYSWVRSLMGAYVDFWQLTEQSLDYAFQRFPSADPKLKKRLLDAYWTLDCYPEVPAVLKGLKERGARIAILSNGSPAMLASAVKNAALDIVIDDVFSVDAVKAFKTAPAVYDLVTTQYRLYPHAVSFQSSNRWDIAGATKFGFRTVWINRYDMPDEYKDYGPALILPSLESLQFGI, encoded by the coding sequence ATGTCTCTGGCGGCCTATGTCTTCGATGCCTATGGCACGCTTTTCGACGTGCATGCGGCGGTCCGGCGCCATGCCGAAGCGATCGGCCCCGACGGGCAGGCCTTTTCCGAACTCTGGCGCGCCAAGCAGCTCGAATATTCCTGGGTGCGCTCGCTGATGGGCGCCTATGTCGACTTCTGGCAACTGACCGAGCAGTCGCTCGACTACGCCTTTCAGCGCTTCCCCTCGGCCGATCCGAAACTCAAGAAGCGGCTGCTCGATGCCTATTGGACGCTCGACTGCTATCCCGAGGTGCCGGCCGTGCTGAAGGGATTGAAGGAGCGCGGCGCCCGCATCGCCATCCTTTCCAACGGGTCGCCGGCGATGCTCGCATCGGCGGTGAAAAATGCTGCGCTCGACATCGTGATCGACGACGTGTTCTCGGTCGACGCGGTCAAGGCGTTCAAGACGGCGCCCGCCGTCTACGATCTGGTGACGACGCAGTACCGGCTTTATCCGCATGCGGTTTCCTTCCAATCTTCGAACCGCTGGGACATTGCGGGAGCGACGAAATTCGGCTTCCGCACTGTCTGGATCAACCGTTACGACATGCCGGATGAGTACAAGGACTATGGTCCGGCGCTTATCCTCCCCTCGCTCGAAAGCCTGCAGTTCGGTATTTGA
- a CDS encoding phosphatase translates to MALAAQTTETELYRPVLGSNSRHPNGWPIRVIVGSQTEARHNRHLWAPTHLVSIRAPASRLLSMIELPPERHLELYFGDATDPDAPDAARAEAIDATFAFIDTLPEDAHLLIHCLRGFGRSTALTLGILARYMAPEEAAAALHTLRPEAKPNRHVVGLCDAALGLKGKLANQALRFPAKVWKA, encoded by the coding sequence ATGGCGCTTGCGGCTCAAACCACCGAAACTGAACTCTATCGGCCCGTTCTCGGGAGCAATTCCCGACATCCGAACGGCTGGCCGATACGCGTGATCGTCGGTTCGCAGACCGAGGCGCGCCACAACCGCCACCTTTGGGCCCCAACGCATCTCGTCTCGATCCGTGCGCCCGCAAGCCGGCTGCTTTCCATGATCGAACTGCCGCCCGAGCGGCATCTGGAGCTTTACTTCGGCGATGCGACCGACCCGGACGCGCCCGATGCCGCTCGCGCGGAGGCGATCGATGCAACCTTCGCCTTCATCGACACGCTGCCTGAGGATGCGCATCTGCTTATCCACTGTCTTCGCGGCTTCGGCAGATCGACTGCGCTGACGCTCGGCATTCTGGCGCGCTACATGGCGCCCGAGGAAGCGGCCGCGGCCCTTCATACGCTTCGCCCGGAAGCCAAACCGAACCGGCATGTCGTCGGGCTCTGTGATGCCGCCCTCGGGCTTAAAGGGAAACTTGCCAATCAGGCGCTGCGTTTTCCCGCAAAAGTCTGGAAAGCCTAG
- a CDS encoding zinc-dependent alcohol dehydrogenase family protein, producing the protein MKAMYYDAFEKMPEIKVLPDPKPSEYGVVIKVEATGLCRSDWHGWMGHDADIRLPHVPGHELAGTITATGRGVLRYKIGDRVTVPFVSGCGRCAECRSGNQQVCEAQFQPGFTHWGSFAEYVAIDFADQNLVHLPESMDFATAASLGCRFATSFRAIADQARVTGGEWVAVHGCGGVGLSAIMIAAALGANPIAIDISEEKLAFARKLGAVAAINGKETGDVAEAVREITKGGAHVSIDALGSPITCFNSIKNLRRRGRHVQVGLMLAEHATPQIPMAQVIGHELEIYGSHGMQAWRYDAMLSMITAGKLSPKQLIGREISLEDAIPALVTMDRATDLGISVITRF; encoded by the coding sequence ATGAAAGCGATGTATTACGACGCGTTCGAGAAGATGCCGGAGATCAAGGTCTTGCCGGACCCGAAGCCGAGTGAGTACGGCGTTGTCATCAAGGTCGAGGCGACCGGCCTCTGCCGCAGCGACTGGCATGGTTGGATGGGGCACGACGCGGATATTCGTTTGCCGCACGTGCCTGGCCACGAACTCGCGGGGACCATAACGGCGACCGGACGCGGTGTCCTGCGTTACAAGATCGGCGACCGCGTGACCGTTCCGTTCGTTTCCGGCTGCGGCCGTTGCGCGGAATGCCGCTCGGGCAACCAGCAGGTTTGCGAGGCACAGTTCCAGCCGGGCTTTACCCATTGGGGCTCGTTTGCCGAATATGTGGCGATCGATTTTGCCGACCAGAACCTCGTGCACCTTCCGGAGAGTATGGATTTCGCGACCGCCGCAAGCCTCGGCTGCCGCTTCGCCACATCCTTCCGGGCGATCGCCGACCAAGCCCGCGTCACGGGCGGTGAATGGGTGGCCGTGCACGGCTGCGGCGGCGTCGGCCTTTCGGCGATCATGATCGCCGCGGCGCTCGGCGCCAACCCGATCGCAATCGACATATCCGAGGAAAAACTCGCCTTTGCCCGCAAACTTGGCGCCGTGGCCGCGATCAACGGCAAGGAAACGGGAGACGTTGCCGAGGCCGTAAGGGAAATCACCAAGGGCGGCGCCCATGTCTCGATCGACGCTCTCGGCTCGCCGATCACCTGCTTCAATTCGATCAAGAACCTGCGTCGGCGCGGGCGCCATGTGCAGGTGGGCCTCATGCTCGCAGAGCATGCGACACCGCAGATCCCGATGGCACAGGTGATCGGCCACGAACTCGAAATCTACGGCAGCCACGGCATGCAGGCCTGGCGCTATGACGCGATGCTGTCGATGATCACCGCCGGCAAGCTGAGCCCAAAACAACTGATCGGCCGCGAGATCTCGCTGGAGGACGCCATTCCGGCGCTAGTGACCATGGACCGCGCGACGGACCTCGGGATCAGCGTGATCACGCGGTTCTGA
- a CDS encoding branched-chain amino acid aminotransferase produces MAVDTTPRSTTWTYVDGEWLSGNPPLIGPTSHAMWLGSTVFDGARWFDGIAPDLDLHCQRVNRSAVSLGLKPTISAEEIETLTWEGVKKFDGKTAIYVKPMYWGEHGSWSVVAVDPESTRFALCLFEAPLGNAHGGSSLTLSPFRRPTIECMPTDAKAGCLYPNNARILNEARSRGFDNALVRDMLGNIAETGSSNIFMVKDGVVFTPAANKTFLAGITRFRVMSLLREAGFEVVETTMTMADFEAADEIFTTGNYSKVLPVTRLDDRDLQAGPIAAKARDLYMDWAHSSRDV; encoded by the coding sequence ATGGCCGTCGATACAACCCCCCGCTCAACCACGTGGACCTATGTCGACGGTGAATGGCTTTCCGGCAATCCTCCCTTGATCGGGCCGACCTCCCACGCGATGTGGCTCGGCTCCACCGTTTTCGACGGTGCCCGTTGGTTCGACGGTATCGCGCCGGACCTTGACCTGCACTGCCAGCGCGTCAATCGCTCCGCCGTTTCGTTGGGTCTCAAGCCCACGATATCCGCTGAAGAGATCGAGACGCTGACCTGGGAGGGCGTGAAGAAGTTCGACGGCAAGACGGCGATCTACGTCAAGCCGATGTATTGGGGCGAGCATGGTTCCTGGAGCGTCGTCGCCGTCGATCCGGAATCGACACGTTTCGCGCTCTGCCTGTTCGAGGCACCATTGGGCAACGCTCACGGGGGCTCGTCGCTGACCTTGTCGCCCTTCCGCCGGCCGACAATCGAGTGCATGCCGACGGATGCGAAGGCGGGCTGCCTTTATCCCAACAATGCCCGGATCCTTAACGAAGCGCGCTCGCGCGGCTTCGACAACGCGCTTGTGCGCGACATGCTCGGCAATATCGCCGAGACCGGATCATCCAACATTTTCATGGTGAAGGACGGTGTCGTCTTCACGCCGGCCGCCAACAAGACCTTCCTCGCCGGCATCACCCGCTTCCGCGTCATGAGCCTCTTGCGCGAGGCCGGCTTCGAGGTCGTCGAGACCACCATGACGATGGCCGATTTCGAAGCGGCGGACGAGATCTTCACCACCGGCAACTATTCCAAGGTGCTGCCCGTGACCCGCCTTGACGACCGCGACCTTCAGGCCGGCCCGATCGCCGCCAAGGCGCGCGATCTTTACATGGACTGGGCGCATTCGAGCCGGGACGTTTGA
- a CDS encoding YdeI/OmpD-associated family protein: MTGTGKGMANLRRAIQPMPDDIAARLRDSGLEAAYAARPAYQRNDYLGWIARAKRSETREKRIAQMLAELQAGDAYMRMPYGDRRDENRSNSRKSV; this comes from the coding sequence GTGACGGGAACAGGCAAAGGCATGGCAAATCTCAGGCGGGCGATCCAGCCGATGCCCGACGACATTGCAGCGCGGCTGCGTGACAGCGGGCTCGAAGCTGCCTATGCCGCCCGTCCCGCCTATCAGCGCAACGACTATCTCGGGTGGATCGCCCGCGCCAAGCGTAGCGAAACCCGCGAGAAGCGCATCGCCCAGATGCTCGCCGAACTTCAAGCCGGAGACGCCTATATGCGCATGCCCTATGGCGATCGGCGCGACGAGAACCGAAGCAACTCCAGGAAAAGTGTGTAA
- a CDS encoding VOC family protein, which produces MEFHQGRLLDHVHLRARDLAASKRFYRAILATLGHQPTFETDEAIAFDELFIDQAESYRSHVHVAFQAINPDAVHRFYEAGLANGGKDNGEPGERPYHPGYFAAFLLDPDGNNIEAVYHGPTTRSSADVVIRPLGD; this is translated from the coding sequence ATGGAATTCCATCAGGGGCGGCTGCTCGACCATGTGCATCTCCGGGCAAGAGACCTCGCCGCAAGCAAGCGTTTCTACCGCGCAATTCTCGCCACGCTCGGCCACCAGCCGACCTTCGAGACTGATGAGGCGATTGCATTCGACGAACTCTTTATCGATCAGGCCGAAAGCTATCGCAGCCATGTCCATGTCGCCTTCCAGGCAATCAATCCGGATGCGGTTCACCGGTTCTACGAAGCCGGCCTCGCAAACGGTGGGAAAGACAATGGCGAGCCCGGCGAGCGACCCTATCACCCCGGCTATTTCGCCGCCTTTCTCCTCGACCCCGACGGCAACAATATCGAAGCGGTCTACCACGGGCCGACGACGCGCTCTTCCGCCGATGTCGTCATCCGTCCGCTCGGAGATTGA
- a CDS encoding TetR/AcrR family transcriptional regulator codes for MASGTYDRILDAAEDLMVSRGYNAFSYADISAEVGVGKATIHHHFPTKADLAEKVLARYREKNRQSVEALFSAVSDPAERLGAYIGYWEDCIRRKEKPFCIGALLASEIPSLPEGVVRQVQGHFSDLASWLAVAINGGVQAGKLETEKGATAEAEMLMATVHGAMLAARVAGSDPEVFSAIARRAVGQIMQRQNK; via the coding sequence ATGGCAAGCGGGACATATGACAGAATTCTGGACGCGGCAGAGGACCTCATGGTTTCGAGGGGCTACAACGCGTTCAGCTATGCGGACATTTCAGCCGAGGTCGGTGTCGGCAAGGCAACGATCCATCACCACTTTCCAACCAAGGCCGACCTCGCCGAAAAGGTTCTCGCGCGCTATCGCGAGAAGAATCGGCAAAGCGTCGAAGCGTTGTTTTCGGCGGTGTCGGATCCGGCCGAGCGGCTAGGCGCCTATATCGGTTACTGGGAAGACTGCATCCGCAGAAAGGAAAAGCCTTTCTGCATCGGTGCCCTGCTTGCCTCGGAAATTCCGTCGCTGCCGGAAGGTGTCGTGCGGCAGGTGCAGGGCCACTTTTCGGACCTCGCCTCCTGGCTTGCCGTCGCGATCAACGGCGGAGTTCAAGCCGGCAAACTGGAGACGGAAAAGGGTGCCACCGCCGAAGCGGAAATGCTCATGGCAACCGTGCACGGGGCCATGCTCGCAGCGCGTGTCGCGGGATCGGACCCTGAGGTGTTTTCCGCCATTGCCCGCCGCGCGGTCGGACAGATCATGCAGCGGCAGAACAAATAG
- a CDS encoding superoxide dismutase codes for MAFELPNLPYDYDALAPYMSRETLEYHHDKHHLAYVTNGNKLAEEAGLSGLSLEEVVKKSYGTNQPLFNNAGQHYNHIHFWKWMKKGGGGTSLPGKLDAAIKSDLGGYDKFRADFIAAGTGQFGSGWAWLSVKNGKLEVSKTPNGENPLVHGASPILGVDVWEHSYYIDYRNARPKYLEAFVDNLINWDYVLEMYEAATK; via the coding sequence ATGGCTTTCGAATTGCCGAACCTTCCCTATGACTACGATGCGCTCGCCCCCTATATGTCGCGCGAAACGCTCGAATATCATCACGACAAGCATCACCTCGCTTACGTGACGAACGGCAACAAGCTCGCCGAGGAAGCCGGTCTTTCCGGTCTTTCGCTCGAGGAAGTCGTCAAGAAGTCCTATGGGACCAACCAACCGCTGTTCAACAATGCCGGCCAGCACTACAACCACATCCATTTCTGGAAGTGGATGAAGAAGGGCGGCGGCGGCACCAGCCTGCCGGGCAAGCTCGACGCGGCCATCAAGTCGGACCTCGGCGGCTACGACAAGTTCCGCGCCGATTTCATCGCCGCCGGCACCGGCCAGTTCGGCTCAGGCTGGGCCTGGCTCTCGGTCAAGAACGGCAAACTTGAAGTCTCGAAGACCCCGAACGGCGAAAATCCGCTCGTCCACGGCGCGTCGCCGATCCTTGGCGTCGATGTCTGGGAGCACTCCTACTACATCGACTACCGCAACGCCCGCCCGAAGTACCTCGAGGCCTTCGTCGACAATCTCATCAACTGGGATTACGTGCTCGAAATGTACGAGGCTGCGACGAAGTAA
- a CDS encoding helix-turn-helix transcriptional regulator, translated as MRKASRLFEIIQILRLARKPVTAAEIAETLEVTPRSIYRDIAALQAMRVPIEGERGLGYVLRPGFDLPPLMFTIEETEAIVLALALLARTGDEELKAAARRVNQKITGAVPGPLRQAFQSQALHAWGTVAAPPPAIDLAMVRRAIRDEQKLALDYRDELGRASERTVRPLALIYYSEHAMMVAWCELRQDIRNFRADRVEHCEPVDDFFHGEGNDLRQLWISGWKMNADRPLEAEDA; from the coding sequence GTGCGCAAGGCGTCGCGCCTGTTTGAAATCATCCAGATCCTGCGGCTTGCCAGGAAACCGGTAACGGCCGCCGAAATTGCCGAAACGCTGGAGGTGACGCCGCGCTCGATCTACCGCGACATCGCCGCCCTGCAGGCGATGCGGGTGCCGATCGAGGGCGAACGCGGCCTCGGCTATGTCTTAAGACCCGGCTTTGATCTGCCACCCTTGATGTTCACGATCGAAGAGACGGAGGCGATCGTACTGGCGCTGGCGCTGCTCGCACGTACGGGTGACGAGGAACTGAAGGCCGCCGCGCGGCGCGTGAACCAGAAGATCACCGGCGCCGTTCCCGGGCCGTTGCGCCAGGCGTTCCAGTCGCAGGCACTGCACGCCTGGGGCACTGTTGCAGCGCCGCCGCCCGCCATCGATCTCGCCATGGTTCGCCGCGCGATCCGCGACGAACAGAAGCTCGCGCTCGACTATCGCGACGAACTCGGGCGGGCGAGCGAACGCACGGTGCGCCCGCTGGCGCTGATCTATTATTCGGAACACGCGATGATGGTCGCCTGGTGCGAACTGCGCCAAGACATCCGCAACTTCCGCGCCGACCGGGTGGAGCATTGCGAACCAGTCGACGACTTCTTCCACGGCGAGGGCAATGATCTCAGGCAGCTTTGGATCAGCGGCTGGAAGATGAATGCCGATCGGCCGCTTGAGGCGGAGGATGCGTGA